The proteins below come from a single Parazoarcus communis genomic window:
- a CDS encoding ATP-binding protein: MKLPWPRSLFSRLMLIWLAGITLVLAVSFILFVGERDRVGRNALFHGIAQEVAATADVLDRMPENERERWVDQLGRRRLRLSLRALPDDLPPLPVEHPLLPALKEAMPEREVALFASRHGHEGRPSLFISMRLSDGSPLSIRMPGIPFAPDLRAPPPGQLISALLALIVGVSLLTWFSVRIATRPLSRMADAARALGEDPERAPMDVRGPTEVASAAAAFNQMQQRIVEHVRERTRILAAISHDLQTPITRLRLRAEMVDDDALREKVQSDLDAMQSLIKEGLDYARSMEGSKDRQPIDLTRLLEALRDDAQDMGWTVTLAGRAHRPFNGQVTALRRALWNLIENGVKFGGQVDVTLTGQPDHVEIRIRDHGPGLEEAELDKVFEPFYRTESSRNRETGGTGLGLAIARNLLRTQHGEVSLANHPEGGLEATVTLPEARA, translated from the coding sequence ATGAAACTGCCCTGGCCCAGAAGCCTCTTCTCGCGCCTGATGCTGATCTGGCTCGCCGGTATCACGCTGGTGCTTGCGGTGAGCTTCATCCTGTTTGTCGGCGAGCGCGACCGGGTCGGCCGCAATGCACTGTTCCATGGCATTGCACAGGAAGTTGCCGCCACCGCCGATGTCCTCGACCGCATGCCCGAGAACGAGCGCGAGCGCTGGGTGGATCAACTTGGCCGCAGACGTCTGCGACTGAGCCTGCGCGCCTTGCCGGACGACCTGCCCCCGCTGCCGGTCGAACATCCGCTCCTCCCTGCCCTCAAGGAAGCCATGCCTGAGCGCGAAGTCGCACTCTTTGCCAGCAGACACGGACACGAAGGGCGCCCATCCCTGTTCATTTCGATGCGCCTGAGCGATGGTTCTCCGCTCAGCATCCGTATGCCCGGCATTCCGTTCGCGCCCGACTTGCGTGCCCCACCGCCCGGACAGCTGATCTCTGCCCTGCTCGCACTGATCGTAGGGGTCAGCCTCCTCACCTGGTTCAGCGTCCGTATTGCAACCCGACCGCTGTCGCGCATGGCAGACGCAGCGCGCGCGCTCGGCGAGGACCCCGAACGCGCGCCCATGGACGTTCGCGGACCAACGGAAGTGGCCAGTGCGGCCGCGGCTTTCAACCAGATGCAGCAGCGCATTGTCGAACACGTACGTGAGCGCACCCGCATCCTGGCCGCGATCTCACACGATCTGCAAACCCCGATCACGCGACTGCGTCTGCGCGCCGAGATGGTTGATGACGATGCCTTGCGCGAAAAGGTGCAGTCCGATCTCGATGCGATGCAGAGCCTGATCAAGGAAGGACTGGACTACGCACGCAGCATGGAGGGCAGCAAGGACAGACAGCCAATCGACCTGACCCGCCTGCTCGAAGCGCTGCGCGACGATGCTCAGGACATGGGGTGGACGGTCACGCTGGCAGGCCGTGCCCACCGCCCCTTCAACGGACAGGTCACGGCGCTGCGGCGCGCACTGTGGAATCTGATCGAGAACGGCGTGAAGTTCGGCGGACAGGTCGATGTCACGCTGACCGGGCAGCCCGATCACGTCGAGATCCGCATCCGCGATCACGGCCCCGGACTGGAAGAGGCCGAACTCGACAAGGTCTTCGAACCCTTCTACCGCACGGAATCCTCACGCAACCGCGAAACCGGAGGCACTGGGCTGGGCCTCGCCATTGCGCGCAACCTGCTGCGCACCCAGCACGGGGAGGTGAGCCTTGCCAACCACCCGGAAGGCGGGCTGGAGGCGACGGTTACGCTGCCCGAGGCGCGTGCCTGA
- a CDS encoding glycerol-3-phosphate dehydrogenase/oxidase, whose translation MTGAAKSGLAERARQALLVRLSEPRVWDVVVIGGGATGLGCAVDAAARGYAVLVVDAEDFAKGTSSRATKLIHGGVRYLAQGNLPLVREALAERARLLENAPHLVHPLRFVVPAYRLHDKPMLAAGLGLYDLLAGRRGIARSKVLNVDDTLAALATVKREGLRGGIAYWDAQFDDARLALTLARTVCDFGGLAVNYCAATGLAIEGGKVCGVDLRDAETGQAYRVGAKVVINASGVWADSVRRLARADAHDMLSPSQGVHLVVGREFLPGENALLVPHTDDGRVLFMIPWQGKVLLGTTDSPRSDLPLEPRPLPGEIDFILETAARYLERPPSRADVCAVFVGLRPLIGGGADSPTRQLSREHLVDVSAEGLVSVTGGKWTTYRVMAEDAIDAAQPVGGLPPRSAATARLRLHGAPEKSDGDVYGLDRKEVLRLPGAENVVAEGLTLTEAEVRYAARAEFARTVEDVLARRHRALFFDAAAAVRAAPAVAAILAEERGKAPDWAAAEVDRFRVLAAQYQVEP comes from the coding sequence ATGACGGGTGCGGCGAAGAGCGGTCTGGCTGAGCGTGCGCGACAGGCCTTGCTGGTCCGTCTGTCAGAGCCCAGGGTGTGGGACGTGGTCGTGATTGGTGGCGGGGCAACCGGGCTTGGCTGCGCAGTGGACGCTGCTGCGCGCGGATACGCCGTGCTGGTCGTGGATGCCGAGGACTTTGCCAAGGGCACGAGTTCGCGGGCGACCAAGCTGATTCACGGCGGAGTGCGCTATCTCGCTCAGGGCAATCTGCCGCTGGTGCGGGAGGCTTTGGCCGAACGCGCCCGTCTGCTCGAGAACGCACCCCATCTGGTCCATCCTCTGCGCTTTGTCGTGCCTGCATACCGCCTGCACGACAAACCGATGCTCGCGGCCGGGCTCGGCCTGTACGACCTGCTGGCCGGGCGCCGTGGCATTGCCCGCAGCAAGGTGCTGAACGTCGACGATACGCTTGCCGCGCTGGCTACCGTAAAGCGTGAAGGTTTGCGCGGCGGAATCGCCTACTGGGACGCGCAGTTCGACGACGCGCGGCTGGCGCTGACCCTGGCGCGCACCGTGTGCGATTTCGGTGGTCTGGCAGTGAACTACTGTGCGGCGACGGGGCTCGCGATCGAAGGTGGCAAGGTCTGCGGGGTCGATCTGCGCGATGCGGAGACAGGGCAGGCATATCGCGTTGGCGCCAAGGTGGTGATCAATGCATCCGGGGTGTGGGCCGACAGCGTGCGCCGTCTGGCGCGGGCCGACGCCCATGACATGCTCAGCCCCAGTCAGGGCGTTCATCTGGTGGTGGGGCGCGAGTTCCTTCCCGGCGAGAATGCTCTGCTTGTGCCGCATACCGACGACGGGCGCGTGCTGTTCATGATTCCCTGGCAGGGAAAAGTCTTGCTGGGTACGACCGACTCTCCGCGCAGCGATCTGCCGCTTGAGCCGAGGCCCTTGCCGGGCGAGATCGACTTCATTCTTGAGACGGCGGCACGCTATCTTGAGCGCCCTCCATCCCGCGCGGATGTGTGCGCGGTCTTCGTCGGGCTGAGACCGCTCATCGGAGGCGGAGCCGATTCCCCCACGCGACAGTTGTCGCGCGAGCACCTTGTGGACGTCTCGGCCGAGGGGTTGGTCAGCGTCACTGGCGGCAAATGGACGACTTATCGTGTGATGGCCGAGGATGCAATCGATGCGGCACAACCCGTTGGCGGGCTGCCGCCGCGTTCTGCAGCGACTGCACGTCTGCGTTTGCATGGTGCGCCAGAAAAGAGTGATGGCGATGTCTATGGGCTCGATCGCAAGGAAGTGCTGCGCCTGCCCGGCGCAGAGAATGTCGTTGCAGAAGGGCTGACGCTGACTGAAGCCGAGGTGCGATATGCTGCCCGCGCCGAATTTGCGCGCACGGTTGAGGATGTCCTTGCTCGTCGCCATCGGGCGCTGTTCTTCGATGCGGCAGCGGCCGTGCGTGCTGCGCCGGCGGTCGCAGCAATCCTGGCCGAGGAACGTGGGAAGGCGCCGGACTGGGCTGCGGCAGAAGTCGATCGCTTCAGGGTGCTGGCTGCGCAGTATCAGGTCGAGCCGTGA
- the glpK gene encoding glycerol kinase GlpK, with amino-acid sequence MAHVLALDQGTTSSRAMVFDADGRVCGHAQREFAQHFPQPGWVEHDAHEILQSQFDCARAALESAKLTASEIAAIGIANQRETTVLWSRRDGRAIAPAIVWQDRRTADRCETLRARGWSEDVRARTGLELDPYFSATKLAWLLDHVPGARERAERGELAFGTIDSWLIWHLTGGRLHLTDPGNAARTLLFDIHSRTWDESLLEGFGIPASVLPRVVDSIGVCGETDPDVFGASIPIAGIGGDQQAATFGQCCFSPGMAKNTYGTGCFLLMNTGTEAVVSTHRLLTTIGWSGDGPPVYALEGSVFMGGAIVQWLRDSLGLIKASADIEALAGSVPDSGGVVMIPGFTGLGAPYWDPNARGTLLGLTRGTGAAHVARAALEAIAMQTLDLVEAMQLDGASPLRELRVDGGAAANNLLMQMQADLLGVPVVRPKMLETTTLGAAYLAGLGVGVWPDTDALTRQWQVDRVFEPSLAEDRRLARRTAWARGIACVRSWGHS; translated from the coding sequence ATGGCACATGTTCTTGCCCTGGATCAGGGAACGACCAGTTCGCGCGCGATGGTCTTCGATGCGGATGGACGGGTGTGCGGTCATGCCCAGCGTGAGTTTGCCCAGCATTTTCCGCAGCCGGGGTGGGTTGAGCACGATGCGCATGAGATCCTGCAATCCCAGTTCGACTGCGCGCGCGCGGCGCTCGAGAGCGCGAAACTGACGGCCAGCGAGATTGCTGCGATCGGGATCGCGAATCAGCGCGAAACCACAGTGCTGTGGTCACGCCGCGACGGGCGGGCAATCGCGCCGGCCATCGTGTGGCAGGACAGGCGCACGGCCGATCGCTGCGAGACGCTGCGCGCGCGCGGCTGGAGCGAGGATGTTCGCGCCCGCACCGGACTTGAGCTCGATCCCTATTTTTCAGCGACCAAACTGGCCTGGCTCCTGGATCATGTGCCGGGCGCCCGCGAGCGGGCCGAGCGCGGCGAACTCGCGTTCGGAACCATCGACAGCTGGCTGATCTGGCATCTCACCGGCGGACGGCTGCATCTGACCGATCCGGGCAATGCGGCACGCACCCTGTTGTTCGACATCCATTCCCGGACCTGGGACGAGAGTCTTCTTGAAGGTTTTGGGATTCCGGCCTCGGTGTTGCCACGTGTCGTTGACAGTATCGGTGTGTGCGGCGAGACCGACCCCGATGTGTTCGGCGCGTCGATCCCGATTGCCGGGATCGGCGGCGACCAGCAGGCCGCGACATTCGGCCAGTGCTGCTTCTCGCCGGGCATGGCCAAGAATACCTATGGCACGGGCTGTTTCCTGTTGATGAACACGGGTACCGAGGCAGTGGTTTCCACCCATCGCCTGCTGACCACGATTGGCTGGTCGGGTGACGGGCCGCCGGTCTATGCGCTTGAGGGCAGCGTGTTCATGGGGGGCGCCATCGTGCAATGGCTGCGCGACTCGCTTGGCCTGATCAAGGCCTCCGCGGATATCGAAGCATTGGCGGGGAGTGTGCCGGACAGCGGAGGTGTCGTCATGATTCCGGGGTTTACCGGTCTTGGCGCGCCCTACTGGGATCCGAACGCCCGTGGCACCCTGCTCGGGCTCACACGTGGAACGGGTGCTGCGCATGTGGCGCGCGCTGCACTCGAAGCGATCGCGATGCAGACACTGGATCTGGTCGAAGCGATGCAGCTCGACGGTGCGAGCCCGTTGCGCGAGCTGAGGGTGGATGGTGGTGCGGCTGCCAACAATTTGTTGATGCAGATGCAGGCCGACCTCCTGGGGGTGCCGGTCGTGCGCCCGAAAATGCTCGAGACCACGACGCTGGGCGCGGCCTATCTCGCCGGACTTGGTGTGGGCGTATGGCCCGACACGGATGCGCTTACCCGGCAGTGGCAGGTCGACCGGGTGTTCGAGCCAAGCCTTGCAGAGGATCGGCGGCTCGCACGACGCACCGCATGGGCGCGCGGCATTGCATGCGTCCGCAGTTGGGGCCATTCATGA
- a CDS encoding DMT family transporter: MPAIWMIIASFLFACMGVCVKLGAAQFSTGELVFYRGAVNIVMMTIASRMTHIALSTPHWRMQLSRSLSGSLALMCYFFTIGVLPLATAATLSYTSPMFVALLLILLFGERLRLPVALALLAGFAGVVLLLRPTLQPGQWLGAITGLGAGVISSLAYISVRELGKAGEPEIRTVFWFSCVTTVLGAVWALTGELHRPDAGGFAILLGIGLFGGLAQLAMTRSYRFGKTVVSAALSYSTVIFASLFGMVIWDETHPPSAWLAIALIIVSGLMVSFASRRRADD; the protein is encoded by the coding sequence ATGCCCGCCATCTGGATGATCATCGCCAGCTTCCTATTCGCCTGCATGGGCGTTTGCGTAAAGCTGGGCGCCGCCCAGTTCTCCACCGGAGAGCTGGTTTTCTACCGCGGGGCGGTGAACATCGTAATGATGACCATTGCCTCGCGCATGACCCACATCGCACTCAGCACCCCGCACTGGCGCATGCAGTTGTCACGCAGCCTATCGGGCTCGCTCGCGCTGATGTGCTATTTCTTCACCATCGGCGTCCTGCCGCTGGCAACCGCGGCCACCCTGAGCTACACGTCCCCGATGTTCGTCGCCCTCCTGCTGATCCTGCTTTTCGGCGAACGACTCCGGCTGCCGGTCGCACTCGCCCTGCTGGCAGGCTTCGCGGGCGTCGTCCTGCTGCTCCGCCCCACCCTGCAACCAGGACAATGGCTTGGCGCGATCACGGGTTTGGGCGCCGGCGTGATTTCCAGCCTGGCTTACATCAGCGTGCGTGAACTGGGCAAGGCCGGAGAGCCCGAGATCCGCACGGTATTCTGGTTTTCCTGCGTGACCACCGTGCTCGGCGCAGTCTGGGCCCTGACAGGCGAACTGCATCGCCCCGATGCGGGCGGGTTCGCCATTTTGCTCGGCATCGGCCTGTTTGGCGGTCTCGCTCAGTTGGCGATGACGCGCTCCTACCGCTTCGGCAAGACGGTCGTCTCCGCCGCCCTCAGCTACAGCACGGTCATTTTCGCCAGCCTTTTCGGCATGGTGATCTGGGACGAGACGCATCCCCCTTCGGCCTGGCTTGCAATCGCACTGATCATCGTCAGCGGCCTCATGGTTTCCTTCGCATCGCGCCGCAGGGCCGACGATTGA
- a CDS encoding STAS/SEC14 domain-containing protein, giving the protein MISTDHKGNLVAVTVFGEFTLADYREFEELVNYKIQFVGTVDLLFDLREMAGFTLDLAWEEIKFSREHAHDFRRIAILTDDQWVTWSAWISQLFVDAEVQVFSSDEDARAWLGVAAEATP; this is encoded by the coding sequence ATGATCAGCACCGACCACAAAGGCAATCTGGTAGCAGTGACCGTATTCGGCGAATTTACCCTGGCCGACTATCGCGAGTTCGAGGAGTTGGTGAACTACAAGATCCAGTTTGTCGGAACGGTGGATCTGCTGTTCGACCTGCGGGAGATGGCAGGCTTCACGCTTGACCTGGCCTGGGAAGAGATCAAGTTCTCGCGCGAGCATGCACATGACTTCCGCCGCATCGCGATTCTCACCGACGACCAGTGGGTGACCTGGAGTGCATGGATTTCCCAGCTCTTCGTCGATGCCGAAGTACAGGTCTTCAGTTCGGATGAGGACGCCCGCGCCTGGCTCGGCGTTGCGGCAGAGGCCACCCCGTGA
- a CDS encoding sulfurtransferase: protein MSASYSALIGARDLAERIHDPDWVIFDCRSDLANPNFGRDAYASGHIPGAFFMDLDEDLSGPKTGANGRHPLPDPAALAARLEACGVGNHTQVVAYDDAGGMYAARLWWMLRWLGHHRVAVLDGGLQAWCSESQALSTAIPEAHPTPSYSLCLQACRVDVDTVLAHLGQPDMLLVDARSPDRFRGENETRDPVGGHIPGAINRFFGDNLDTRGYFRDSQTLRAEFEALLDGRDPTEVVHQCGSGVTGCHNLLAMEAAGLSGSRLYAGSWSEWCADPARPVATGPT from the coding sequence GTGAGTGCTTCCTATTCAGCCCTGATCGGCGCGCGCGATCTGGCCGAACGCATCCACGACCCGGACTGGGTCATCTTCGACTGCCGGTCCGACCTTGCCAACCCGAATTTCGGCCGCGACGCCTATGCGAGCGGTCACATTCCGGGCGCTTTCTTCATGGATCTCGATGAAGATCTCAGCGGCCCCAAGACGGGCGCCAACGGACGCCACCCCCTGCCCGATCCGGCAGCCCTTGCAGCCCGCCTCGAGGCCTGCGGCGTAGGCAACCATACCCAGGTCGTGGCTTACGACGACGCTGGCGGCATGTATGCCGCACGCCTGTGGTGGATGCTGCGCTGGCTCGGACACCACCGTGTTGCCGTGCTCGACGGCGGCCTGCAGGCCTGGTGCAGCGAATCCCAGGCGCTGAGCACTGCAATCCCGGAGGCGCACCCGACGCCGTCATACTCCCTGTGCCTGCAGGCCTGCCGGGTGGACGTCGACACCGTGCTCGCACACCTCGGGCAGCCGGACATGCTGCTGGTCGATGCCCGCAGTCCGGACCGCTTCCGTGGTGAAAACGAAACCCGCGACCCTGTCGGTGGCCACATCCCCGGGGCCATCAACCGTTTCTTCGGCGACAACCTCGACACCCGGGGCTACTTCAGGGATTCGCAGACGCTGAGAGCGGAGTTCGAAGCGCTGCTCGACGGCCGCGACCCTACCGAAGTCGTTCATCAGTGTGGCTCCGGTGTCACCGGCTGCCACAATCTCCTCGCCATGGAGGCTGCAGGCCTGTCCGGCTCGCGCCTTTACGCCGGCTCGTGGAGCGAATGGTGCGCCGACCCGGCACGTCCGGTCGCAACCGGACCAACCTGA
- the murI gene encoding glutamate racemase, translated as MRADATRPIGVFDSGVGGLTVVRALMERLPLESIVYFGDTARVPYGVKSVATIEHFTGQITDFLRQQDVKMLIVACNTMAAVAAHVVAERAGGIPVINVIEAGAQAAVAASPAGRIGVIGTPTTINSNAYAVRMHALDSGVRVYSQACPLFVPLVEEGWLEHPVTRMTAQEYLRPVLAEEVDSLVLGCTHYPLLKPLLRDVVGEGVRLIDSAVTTAELAARCLHAEGLAHVGKRPASYRYVVTDVPLRFQTIGERFLGRSLGLVERIDW; from the coding sequence ATGAGAGCCGATGCGACGAGGCCGATCGGCGTGTTCGACTCGGGGGTGGGCGGGCTGACCGTGGTGCGGGCGCTGATGGAGCGCCTGCCGCTGGAGAGCATCGTCTATTTCGGCGACACCGCCCGGGTGCCCTACGGGGTCAAGTCGGTGGCGACGATCGAACACTTCACCGGACAGATCACCGACTTTCTGCGTCAGCAGGATGTGAAGATGCTGATCGTCGCCTGCAATACGATGGCCGCGGTGGCGGCGCACGTGGTGGCCGAGCGTGCCGGCGGCATTCCCGTCATCAACGTCATCGAGGCCGGCGCGCAGGCTGCAGTCGCAGCGTCGCCCGCCGGCAGGATCGGGGTGATCGGAACGCCGACGACGATCAACAGCAATGCCTACGCGGTGAGGATGCACGCGCTCGATTCGGGGGTGCGGGTGTATTCACAAGCCTGTCCGCTTTTCGTGCCGCTGGTGGAGGAGGGCTGGCTGGAGCACCCGGTCACGCGCATGACGGCTCAGGAGTATCTGCGTCCGGTGCTCGCGGAAGAGGTGGACAGTCTTGTCCTCGGCTGCACGCACTACCCGCTGCTCAAGCCCTTGCTGCGCGATGTGGTCGGGGAGGGGGTGCGGCTGATCGATTCCGCGGTCACGACGGCCGAGCTCGCAGCCCGCTGCCTGCACGCCGAAGGGCTGGCCCATGTGGGCAAGCGGCCGGCCAGCTACCGCTACGTGGTGACCGATGTGCCCTTGCGCTTTCAGACCATCGGCGAGCGCTTTCTCGGGCGCTCGCTCGGTCTGGTTGAGCGTATCGACTGGTAG
- the tyrS gene encoding tyrosine--tRNA ligase has translation MSDVQAAIELIKRGVDELLIESELVEKLKSGRPLRVKAGFDPTAPDLHVGHTVLINKLRHFQELGHQVLFLIGDFTGMIGDPSGKNSTRPPLSREQIMENARTYQEQVFKILDPEKTEICFNSAWMEELGSAGMIRLAAQQTVARMLERDDFSKRYANNQSIAIHEFLYPLCQGYDSVAMKADVELGGTDQRFNLLMGRELQKHYGQAPQCVAMVPLLEGLDGVNKMSKSLGNYIGIAEAPKEIFGKTMSVSDTLMWRYFDLLSFRSTADIAGLRRSIEEGRNPRDVKVMLAQELVARFHGQQAAEEALSDFEARFQRNAIPDDLPEVRVVVGEGLPVFQVVKQAGLTGTTSEAMRMIEQGAVRLNGERVEDKGLVLLAGATVVLQVGKRKFAAVVLE, from the coding sequence ATGAGTGATGTGCAGGCCGCGATCGAACTGATCAAGCGCGGAGTTGACGAGTTGCTGATAGAGAGCGAACTGGTCGAGAAACTCAAGAGCGGACGGCCGTTGAGGGTGAAGGCGGGATTCGATCCGACCGCACCGGATCTGCATGTGGGGCATACCGTGCTGATCAACAAGCTGCGTCACTTTCAGGAGTTGGGCCATCAGGTGCTTTTCCTGATCGGGGACTTTACCGGGATGATCGGCGACCCCAGCGGCAAGAACAGCACGCGTCCGCCGCTTTCGCGGGAACAGATCATGGAGAACGCCAGGACCTATCAGGAGCAGGTGTTCAAGATTCTGGACCCGGAGAAGACCGAGATCTGCTTCAACTCGGCATGGATGGAAGAGCTTGGTTCGGCCGGAATGATACGTCTGGCGGCGCAGCAGACCGTCGCGCGGATGCTCGAGCGTGACGACTTTTCCAAGCGCTATGCCAACAATCAGTCGATCGCGATTCACGAGTTTCTCTACCCCCTTTGCCAGGGCTACGACTCGGTTGCAATGAAGGCGGACGTTGAGCTTGGTGGCACGGACCAGCGCTTCAATCTGCTGATGGGGCGCGAGTTGCAGAAGCATTACGGCCAGGCGCCGCAGTGCGTGGCGATGGTGCCTCTGCTCGAGGGGCTGGACGGCGTGAACAAGATGTCGAAATCGCTCGGCAACTACATCGGCATCGCCGAGGCGCCGAAGGAGATTTTCGGCAAGACGATGTCGGTGTCGGATACGCTGATGTGGCGTTACTTCGATCTGCTGTCCTTCCGTTCTACGGCCGACATTGCCGGCCTGCGACGTTCTATCGAGGAAGGGCGTAATCCGCGTGATGTGAAAGTGATGCTGGCGCAGGAACTGGTTGCCCGCTTCCATGGCCAGCAGGCCGCCGAAGAGGCGCTGAGTGACTTCGAGGCGCGCTTCCAGCGCAACGCGATCCCTGACGATCTTCCGGAGGTCAGGGTGGTCGTGGGCGAGGGTCTGCCGGTGTTCCAGGTCGTCAAGCAGGCGGGCCTGACCGGCACGACGTCCGAGGCAATGCGCATGATTGAGCAGGGTGCGGTGCGGCTCAACGGTGAGCGCGTCGAGGATAAGGGGCTGGTGCTGCTTGCCGGCGCAACCGTGGTGCTGCAGGTCGGCAAACGCAAGTTTGCTGCCGTTGTGCTCGAATGA
- a CDS encoding M23 family metallopeptidase → MQVRKTTILAELPSKLLSRKRPWLVAGVAGISLLGVVAATAVVPQTSPAAPFNASAVVEDIAIAPVSVTAAHTLPYVHDDRVQPGDTLPAIFRRLGIDDGDALSFIQNDPAGSQALRQLRAGRSMTAMVTHDGKVLSISLPLSGGRYTIERDQAGQDFQVRSEESAAVETIVEMRTGTIRHSLFGATDEAGLPDSVASKLVDLFGTEIDFHTDLRKGDSFSVVYETIYDEGSSVRSGRVLAAEFINQGKRHVVVLHDTANGKEQYYSGDGHSLRQGFLRSPLEFSRVTSGFGRRLHPIHKSWRAHKGVDFGAPRGTPVKATSDGVVAFAGRQGGYGNIVILRHRGKLTTAYAHLNNFNRNLKPGMAVDQGDVIGFVGSTGWATGPHLHYEVRVDNVAHDPMKIALPAADALEGKELARFKRNAEPLLQRIALLNYKATVASR, encoded by the coding sequence ATGCAGGTCAGAAAAACCACGATTCTAGCCGAACTGCCGTCCAAGCTCCTCAGCCGTAAACGTCCGTGGCTCGTCGCAGGCGTCGCTGGCATCTCGCTCCTTGGCGTCGTAGCAGCAACCGCGGTCGTCCCGCAAACCTCCCCCGCTGCGCCATTCAACGCCAGCGCCGTGGTCGAGGACATTGCGATCGCACCGGTCAGCGTAACTGCCGCACACACCCTGCCCTACGTTCACGACGACAGAGTTCAGCCCGGAGACACGCTTCCCGCAATTTTCCGACGTCTTGGCATCGACGACGGTGACGCGCTCTCCTTCATCCAGAACGACCCGGCCGGCTCACAGGCACTGCGCCAGCTGCGTGCAGGCCGCTCGATGACCGCCATGGTCACCCACGATGGCAAGGTGCTTTCCATCAGCCTGCCGCTGAGCGGCGGCCGCTACACCATCGAACGCGATCAGGCCGGTCAGGACTTCCAGGTCCGCAGCGAAGAAAGCGCTGCGGTCGAGACGATTGTCGAAATGCGCACCGGCACCATTCGCCACTCGCTTTTCGGTGCAACCGATGAAGCCGGCCTTCCGGACAGCGTCGCCAGCAAGCTGGTGGACCTCTTCGGCACCGAGATCGACTTCCATACCGATCTGCGCAAGGGCGACAGCTTCAGCGTGGTGTACGAAACCATCTACGACGAAGGCTCGAGCGTCCGTTCGGGCCGCGTGCTTGCAGCCGAGTTCATCAATCAGGGCAAGCGCCACGTCGTGGTGCTGCATGACACGGCCAACGGCAAGGAACAGTACTACTCGGGTGACGGGCACAGCCTGCGGCAAGGTTTCCTGCGCTCGCCCCTTGAGTTCTCCCGCGTCACATCGGGCTTCGGCCGTCGCCTGCACCCGATTCACAAGAGCTGGCGCGCACACAAGGGCGTAGATTTCGGCGCGCCGCGAGGCACCCCGGTCAAGGCCACGTCAGACGGCGTCGTCGCCTTTGCCGGCCGGCAGGGCGGCTATGGCAACATCGTGATTCTCCGCCACCGCGGCAAACTCACCACCGCCTACGCCCACCTCAACAACTTCAACCGCAACCTCAAGCCGGGCATGGCAGTCGACCAGGGCGACGTCATCGGCTTTGTCGGGTCCACCGGATGGGCGACCGGCCCCCACCTGCACTACGAAGTGCGCGTGGACAACGTCGCACACGACCCCATGAAGATCGCTCTTCCGGCCGCGGACGCCCTGGAAGGGAAAGAGCTCGCGCGCTTCAAGCGCAATGCCGAGCCTCTGCTGCAGCGCATTGCACTGCTCAACTACAAGGCAACGGTCGCAAGCCGCTGA
- the erpA gene encoding iron-sulfur cluster insertion protein ErpA, whose protein sequence is MNAEVETPDILVFTDNAAGKVRELIEEEGNPSLKLRVFVSGGGCSGFQYGFTFDEEVNEDDTTFEKNGVMLLVDPMSYQYLVGAEIDYTEGLEGSQFVIRNPNATSTCGCGSSFSA, encoded by the coding sequence ATGAACGCTGAAGTTGAAACCCCGGACATCCTGGTATTTACCGATAACGCAGCCGGCAAGGTGCGCGAACTGATCGAAGAAGAAGGCAATCCTTCGCTCAAGCTTCGCGTGTTTGTCAGCGGTGGTGGTTGCTCCGGCTTCCAGTACGGTTTCACTTTCGATGAGGAAGTGAATGAGGACGACACGACGTTCGAGAAGAATGGCGTGATGCTGCTGGTCGATCCGATGAGTTACCAGTACCTTGTCGGTGCTGAAATCGATTACACGGAAGGCCTCGAAGGGTCGCAGTTTGTCATTCGCAACCCGAATGCAACCAGCACCTGCGGTTGTGGGTCTTCGTTCTCGGCCTGA
- the rpsI gene encoding 30S ribosomal protein S9, whose translation MAVTYNYGTGRRKTAVARVFIKPGSGNIVVNGKPVDEFFSRETGRMIVRQPLVLTGNEDRFDIMVNVVGGGESGQAGAVRHGITRALIDYSADLKPDLRTAGLVTRDAREVERKKVGLRKARRAKQFSKR comes from the coding sequence ATGGCTGTGACTTACAACTACGGTACCGGTCGCCGCAAGACCGCGGTCGCCCGTGTATTCATCAAGCCGGGCTCCGGCAACATCGTCGTCAATGGCAAGCCCGTTGATGAGTTCTTTTCCCGTGAAACCGGCCGCATGATCGTGCGTCAGCCGCTGGTGCTTACCGGCAACGAAGATCGCTTTGACATCATGGTCAACGTGGTTGGTGGCGGTGAGTCCGGTCAGGCTGGTGCCGTGCGTCACGGCATCACCCGTGCGCTGATCGATTACAGTGCCGACCTGAAGCCGGATCTGCGTACCGCAGGCCTGGTGACTCGCGATGCACGTGAAGTCGAGCGTAAGAAAGTCGGCCTGCGTAAAGCACGTCGCGCTAAGCAGTTCTCGAAGCGCTAA